In the genome of Rhizobium rhizogenes, one region contains:
- a CDS encoding alpha-glucosidase family protein, translating into MTASVTSALTPNKDWWRGAVIYQIYPRSYQDSNGDGIGDLKGITDRLAHIANLGADAIWISPFFTSPMKDFGYDVSNYVDVDPMFGTLADFDGLIAEAHRLGIRVMIDLVMSHTSDQHPWFVESRASRNNAKSDWYVWSDGKPDGTPPNNWLSIFGGPGWQWDPTRMQYYMHNFLTSQPDLNLHNPEVQEELLNITRFWLKRGVDGFRLDTINFYFHDLELRDNPALAPERRNASTAPAVNPYNFQEHLYDKNRPENIAFLKRFRAVLDEFPDIAAVGEVGDSQRGLEIVGEYTSGDDKMQMCYAFEFLAPDALTPQRVADVQADFAKAAPEGWACWAFSNHDVVRHVSRWGAHVEDKDAFAKVLSALLMTQRGSVCIYEGEELGLTEADIAFEDLQDPYGIQFWPEFKGRDGCRTPMVWDAGHAQAGFSTADKTWLPIPDEHKQRAVSAQQGNEASVLEHYRRFLAFRRQHPAFAKGGIEFQPVQGEVLSYTRKLGNETVLCLFNLSATPAKATLPEGNWEVLEGHGFASGLEGRSVELPAWGAFFARYA; encoded by the coding sequence ATGACCGCTTCGGTGACTTCCGCTTTGACGCCCAACAAGGACTGGTGGCGCGGCGCTGTTATCTATCAGATCTATCCGCGCTCCTATCAGGACTCCAATGGCGACGGCATCGGCGACCTCAAGGGCATCACCGACCGGCTGGCGCATATTGCCAATCTGGGTGCCGATGCGATCTGGATTTCACCCTTCTTCACCTCGCCGATGAAGGATTTCGGTTACGACGTCTCGAATTATGTCGATGTCGATCCGATGTTCGGCACGCTTGCCGATTTCGACGGGCTGATTGCCGAAGCCCACCGGCTCGGCATCCGCGTCATGATCGATCTCGTCATGTCGCACACGTCTGACCAGCACCCATGGTTCGTGGAAAGCCGCGCCAGCCGCAACAATGCGAAATCGGACTGGTATGTCTGGTCGGATGGCAAGCCGGATGGCACACCGCCCAATAACTGGCTGTCGATCTTCGGTGGTCCGGGCTGGCAGTGGGACCCGACGCGCATGCAATATTACATGCACAACTTCCTGACCTCGCAGCCGGACCTCAACCTGCATAACCCTGAAGTGCAGGAAGAGCTGCTAAACATCACCCGTTTCTGGCTGAAGCGCGGCGTTGACGGTTTCCGCCTCGACACCATCAATTTCTATTTCCATGACCTTGAGCTGCGCGACAACCCGGCGCTGGCGCCGGAGCGCCGCAATGCCTCCACGGCACCTGCGGTCAATCCCTATAACTTCCAGGAACATCTCTACGACAAGAACCGCCCGGAAAACATCGCCTTCCTGAAGCGTTTCCGCGCCGTGCTGGACGAGTTTCCAGACATCGCCGCCGTTGGCGAAGTGGGCGACAGTCAGCGTGGCCTCGAAATCGTCGGTGAATATACTTCCGGCGACGACAAGATGCAGATGTGTTACGCCTTCGAATTCCTCGCACCCGATGCGCTGACCCCGCAGCGCGTCGCCGATGTGCAGGCGGATTTTGCGAAAGCCGCCCCGGAAGGCTGGGCCTGCTGGGCTTTCTCCAACCATGATGTCGTGCGCCATGTCAGCCGCTGGGGCGCGCATGTCGAGGATAAGGACGCTTTCGCCAAGGTTCTCTCGGCGCTGCTGATGACGCAGCGCGGCTCCGTCTGCATCTATGAAGGCGAGGAACTCGGCCTCACCGAAGCCGATATCGCCTTCGAGGACTTGCAGGATCCATACGGCATCCAGTTCTGGCCGGAATTCAAGGGCCGCGACGGTTGCCGCACGCCGATGGTGTGGGATGCCGGCCACGCACAGGCCGGTTTCTCGACAGCCGACAAGACATGGCTGCCCATTCCGGACGAACACAAGCAGCGCGCCGTCAGCGCCCAGCAGGGCAATGAGGCTTCGGTGCTGGAACATTACCGCCGCTTCCTCGCTTTCCGCAGGCAGCACCCGGCTTTCGCAAAGGGTGGTATCGAATTCCAGCCGGTGCAGGGTGAGGTGCTGAGCTATACCCGCAAGCTGGGCAACGAAACCGTTCTTTGCCTCTTCAACTTGTCCGCAACGCCGGCAAAAGCCACGCTGCCGGAAGGGAACTGGGAGGTTCTCGAAGGTCACGGTTTTGCAAGCGGCCTTGAAGGTAGAAGCGTAGAACTTCCGGCATGGGGCGCATTCTTCGCCCGTTACGCCTGA
- a CDS encoding ABC transporter ATP-binding protein: MTSLVLKDIRKSYGQVKVLHGIDLSIEQGEFIVFVGPSGCGKSTLLRMIAGLEEITGGEMFIDGQLVNEIPPSRRGIAMVFQSYALYPHMTVYDNMAFGMKIAKENKQEIDRRVRAAAEILQLTQYLERLPKALSGGQRQRVAIGRAICRNPKVFLFDEPLSNLDAALRVATRIEIAKLNEQMADTTMIYVTHDQVEAMTLADRIVVLNAGRVEQVGPPLELYERPANLFVARFIGSPAMNIISAKIVGTGERTSIELAGGKTLAVYVPTPATEQGKAASFGVRPEDLSIVTGDDYLFEGKVSIVEALGEVTLLYLEAPKGQEPIIVKVPGIVSVGKGETLRFAAPQEKLHLFDAAGKTYRP; this comes from the coding sequence ATGACAAGTCTCGTTCTCAAGGATATCCGCAAATCATACGGGCAGGTGAAGGTCCTGCACGGCATCGATCTTTCGATCGAGCAGGGCGAATTCATCGTTTTTGTCGGCCCCTCCGGCTGCGGAAAATCGACGCTTCTGCGCATGATCGCCGGTCTGGAGGAAATCACCGGCGGCGAGATGTTCATTGATGGCCAGCTCGTCAATGAAATCCCGCCCTCGCGCCGGGGCATCGCCATGGTGTTCCAGTCCTATGCGCTTTATCCGCATATGACCGTCTACGACAACATGGCCTTCGGCATGAAAATCGCGAAGGAAAACAAGCAGGAAATCGACCGTCGCGTGCGTGCCGCCGCCGAAATCCTGCAGCTGACGCAATATCTGGAGCGTCTGCCCAAGGCGCTCTCCGGCGGCCAGCGCCAGCGTGTCGCCATCGGCCGCGCCATCTGCCGCAATCCCAAGGTCTTCCTGTTCGATGAACCGCTGTCGAATCTCGATGCTGCCCTGCGTGTCGCCACCCGTATCGAGATCGCCAAGCTCAACGAGCAGATGGCCGATACGACGATGATCTACGTCACCCACGACCAGGTGGAGGCGATGACGCTGGCGGACCGCATCGTCGTTTTGAATGCCGGTCGTGTGGAACAGGTCGGCCCGCCGCTCGAACTTTACGAAAGGCCGGCCAATCTTTTCGTGGCGCGCTTCATCGGCTCGCCCGCCATGAATATCATCTCGGCGAAGATCGTCGGAACCGGCGAACGCACATCGATAGAACTCGCCGGCGGCAAGACGCTTGCCGTTTACGTGCCGACCCCCGCCACCGAGCAGGGCAAGGCTGCGAGCTTCGGTGTCCGGCCCGAAGATCTGAGCATTGTCACCGGTGACGACTATCTTTTCGAAGGCAAGGTGTCGATTGTCGAGGCTCTGGGTGAAGTGACGCTGCTTTATCTCGAGGCGCCGAAGGGCCAGGAACCGATCATCGTCAAGGTGCCGGGCATTGTTTCCGTCGGTAAGGGCGAAACCCTGCGGTTCGCCGCGCCGCAGGAAAAGCTCCACCTCTTCGATGCCGCAGGCAAGACCTACCGTCCATAA
- a CDS encoding metallophosphoesterase, translated as MTIFSSKRRDVLKLMAGTAMLPLMAVATPVMAQDVALRAIVISDLHSAYERIGQLLAAIETRIAADKVPHIILLNGDLFEIGNAVAARSAGEIEWTFLAALAKLAPTVINIGNHEPDIDNDLTNFVSRAQALGITVLSNIIDKRSGKPYAPESAEVSVGERKVVLAGLATNAINTYPKPTREMLDIPQPVEWAKANLPDIVKPDAINIVLSHAGVVADRDILPLLPDGTLLVGGHDHLNFVHEQGATRYVHTGSWCTSMTVATIAGPGKAPTIETVAIDSGAPASPALKPLIEQTLEKHLTAEERAVVGKSAKAMSVDEAGRHAARLIAAKTGADVGFIGHTSFGAGLPAGDIRRYDFNASLRFDGKLMVTEVDGEALVQILKRCNQDGDIPLAARTGDYLYAMPENPQTKERYKLVCNDWSATNQKSYFGRSDLAFTEVPEVKLKQTVLGGLA; from the coding sequence ATGACGATTTTCTCAAGCAAACGCCGCGATGTGCTGAAGCTTATGGCGGGCACCGCCATGCTGCCGCTGATGGCGGTGGCGACGCCTGTTATGGCGCAGGATGTGGCGCTGCGTGCAATCGTCATCTCCGACCTGCATTCGGCCTATGAGCGTATCGGCCAGCTTCTCGCGGCCATCGAAACGCGGATAGCCGCCGACAAGGTGCCCCACATCATTCTGCTGAATGGCGACCTGTTCGAGATCGGCAATGCGGTGGCCGCGCGTTCGGCCGGCGAAATCGAATGGACATTCCTCGCGGCACTCGCCAAGCTCGCCCCCACCGTCATCAATATCGGCAATCATGAGCCCGATATCGACAATGATCTTACCAATTTCGTCAGCCGCGCACAGGCACTCGGCATCACCGTGCTTTCCAACATCATCGACAAGCGCAGCGGAAAGCCCTATGCGCCCGAGAGCGCCGAGGTGAGCGTCGGCGAGCGGAAGGTCGTCCTCGCAGGTCTCGCCACCAATGCGATCAACACCTATCCGAAACCCACGCGCGAGATGCTCGACATTCCGCAGCCGGTCGAATGGGCCAAGGCCAACCTTCCCGATATCGTCAAACCGGACGCGATCAACATCGTTCTCAGCCATGCTGGCGTCGTCGCCGACCGCGATATCCTGCCCCTGTTGCCGGACGGCACGCTGCTGGTTGGCGGTCACGATCACCTGAACTTCGTGCACGAGCAGGGCGCCACACGTTATGTCCATACCGGCTCATGGTGCACCTCCATGACGGTCGCTACGATCGCCGGTCCCGGCAAGGCCCCGACCATCGAGACCGTCGCCATCGACAGTGGCGCTCCCGCCTCCCCGGCCCTCAAGCCCCTGATCGAACAAACGCTCGAAAAGCACCTGACCGCGGAAGAACGGGCGGTTGTGGGCAAATCGGCGAAGGCGATGTCCGTCGATGAGGCCGGTCGCCATGCGGCCCGGCTCATCGCCGCAAAAACCGGTGCGGATGTCGGTTTCATCGGCCACACCTCCTTCGGCGCCGGCCTGCCGGCTGGCGATATTCGCCGTTACGATTTCAACGCGTCGCTGCGTTTCGACGGCAAGCTGATGGTGACGGAAGTGGATGGTGAGGCGCTTGTGCAAATCCTCAAGCGCTGCAATCAGGACGGTGATATTCCGCTTGCTGCGCGCACCGGCGATTATCTCTACGCCATGCCGGAAAATCCGCAAACCAAAGAGCGCTACAAGCTGGTCTGCAACGACTGGTCGGCCACCAACCAGAAATCCTATTTCGGCCGCAGCGATCTTGCCTTCACGGAAGTGCCCGAAGTGAAGCTGAAGCAGACGGTTCTGGGCGGGCTTGCCTAA
- the edd gene encoding phosphogluconate dehydratase codes for MSADSRIQAITARIVERSKPYRETYLERLRLQVSKGVHRSVLSCGNLAHGFAVCSPADKDILAGDRVPNLGIITAYNDMLSAHQPYETFPAIIRDAAKEAGGIAQVAGAVPAMCDGVTQGQPGMELSLFSRDAIAMAAGIGLSHNMFDAAVYLGVCDKIVPGLVIAALAFGHLPAVFVPAGPMTSGLPNDEKSRIRQLYAEGKVGRAELLDAESKSYHGPGTCTFYGTANSNQMLMEIMGFHMPGSSFINPGTPLRDALTREAAKRALAITAQGNEFTPAGEMIDERSVVNGVVGLHATGGSTNHTMHLIAMARAAGIILTWQDISDLSDIVPLLARVYPNGLADVNHFHAAGGMGFLIKQLLKQGFVHDDVRTVFGQGLAAYTVDAKLDENGAVTREPSSEQSHDPKVLAGIETPFQPTGGLKMLTGNLGKSVIKISAVKPERHIIEAPAIVFHDQQELQDAFKDGKLNRDFIAVVRFQGPKANGMPELHRLTPPLGVLQDRGFKVALVTDGRMSGASGKVPAAIHVTPEASDCGPISLIRDGDIIRLDAISGTLEVLVSAAELAKREPARADLSGNEWGMGRELFAPFRRNAGPADQGASVLFH; via the coding sequence ATGTCCGCCGATTCCCGCATTCAGGCCATCACCGCCCGCATCGTCGAACGTTCCAAACCTTACCGCGAGACCTATCTGGAGCGGCTGCGGCTGCAGGTTTCAAAAGGCGTTCACCGTTCCGTTCTGTCCTGCGGTAACCTCGCGCATGGATTTGCGGTCTGTTCCCCCGCCGACAAGGACATCCTTGCCGGCGACCGGGTTCCCAATCTCGGCATCATCACCGCCTATAACGACATGCTCTCGGCGCACCAGCCCTACGAGACCTTCCCGGCGATCATCCGCGATGCGGCCAAGGAGGCAGGCGGCATAGCGCAGGTGGCGGGCGCAGTTCCCGCCATGTGCGATGGCGTGACGCAAGGCCAGCCCGGCATGGAGCTGTCGCTGTTTTCCCGCGATGCCATCGCCATGGCGGCCGGCATCGGCCTGTCGCACAACATGTTCGACGCCGCCGTCTATCTCGGTGTCTGCGACAAGATCGTGCCCGGCCTCGTCATCGCAGCCCTCGCCTTCGGCCATCTGCCCGCCGTCTTCGTTCCCGCCGGTCCTATGACATCAGGCCTGCCGAACGATGAGAAGTCGCGTATCCGTCAGCTTTACGCCGAAGGCAAGGTGGGCCGCGCCGAGCTTCTGGATGCGGAATCGAAATCCTATCACGGCCCCGGCACCTGCACCTTCTACGGCACCGCCAATTCCAACCAGATGCTGATGGAAATCATGGGTTTCCATATGCCCGGTTCCTCCTTCATCAATCCCGGCACACCGCTGCGCGATGCGCTGACGCGCGAAGCTGCAAAGCGCGCGCTTGCGATTACCGCGCAGGGCAACGAGTTCACCCCGGCGGGCGAGATGATCGATGAAAGGTCTGTCGTCAACGGCGTCGTCGGTCTGCATGCAACGGGCGGTTCCACCAACCACACCATGCATCTGATCGCCATGGCGCGCGCCGCCGGCATCATCCTCACCTGGCAGGATATTTCCGATCTTTCCGACATCGTGCCGCTGCTCGCCCGCGTCTACCCCAACGGCCTTGCCGATGTGAACCATTTCCACGCCGCCGGCGGCATGGGCTTCCTCATCAAGCAGCTGCTGAAGCAGGGCTTCGTGCATGACGATGTGCGCACCGTCTTCGGACAGGGCCTCGCAGCCTATACCGTGGATGCCAAGCTCGATGAAAACGGCGCCGTCACCCGCGAGCCCTCATCCGAGCAGAGCCACGACCCGAAGGTTCTCGCCGGCATCGAGACCCCGTTCCAGCCGACCGGCGGCCTGAAGATGCTGACGGGCAATCTCGGCAAATCGGTTATCAAGATTTCCGCGGTCAAGCCGGAACGCCACATCATCGAGGCGCCGGCGATCGTCTTCCACGACCAGCAGGAGCTTCAGGACGCCTTCAAGGACGGCAAGCTCAACCGCGACTTCATTGCCGTCGTCCGCTTCCAGGGACCGAAGGCCAATGGCATGCCGGAGCTGCACCGCCTGACGCCGCCGCTCGGCGTTTTGCAGGATCGCGGCTTCAAGGTGGCGCTGGTGACGGATGGGCGCATGTCCGGCGCATCAGGCAAGGTGCCGGCCGCTATCCACGTCACGCCGGAGGCTTCCGACTGCGGCCCGATCTCGCTCATCCGCGATGGTGACATCATCCGCCTCGATGCCATTTCGGGAACGCTGGAAGTGCTGGTATCCGCCGCTGAACTGGCGAAACGCGAACCGGCGCGCGCCGATCTTTCCGGCAATGAATGGGGCATGGGCCGCGAACTGTTCGCCCCCTTCCGCCGGAATGCCGGTCCGGCCGATCAGGGCGCCAGCGTGCTTTTCCATTGA
- the pgl gene encoding 6-phosphogluconolactonase, with translation MSETIHVFDTAAELATALSAEVAKRLDAATKDRGAASIAVSGGSTPKLFFQALSRHDLDWPNISVTLVDERFVPPESDRSNHRLVAENLLQDKAKAAYFVPLFQPAASPEDAATLATVKTEAICDPFDVVILGMGTDGHTASFFPGGDNLYEALDLDEPRGVLTMAAENAGEERLTFNFSSLNDAGFLVLHIEGAAKKATLEKAQSGEDEDEMPIRAVLNRAETPVDIYWAP, from the coding sequence ATGAGCGAAACGATCCACGTCTTCGACACCGCCGCCGAACTGGCCACCGCTCTTTCGGCGGAGGTTGCCAAACGCCTTGATGCGGCCACGAAGGATCGCGGTGCGGCGAGCATCGCCGTCTCCGGCGGTTCGACGCCCAAGCTGTTCTTTCAGGCGCTTTCCAGGCACGATCTCGACTGGCCGAACATCAGCGTGACGCTGGTGGACGAACGTTTCGTGCCGCCGGAAAGCGACCGTTCGAACCACCGCCTCGTTGCCGAGAACCTTTTGCAGGACAAGGCGAAGGCGGCTTATTTCGTGCCGCTGTTCCAGCCGGCGGCCTCGCCGGAGGATGCGGCAACGCTTGCGACCGTCAAGACGGAAGCGATCTGCGATCCCTTCGATGTCGTCATTCTCGGCATGGGAACGGATGGCCACACGGCATCGTTCTTCCCCGGTGGAGACAATCTCTACGAAGCGCTGGACCTTGATGAACCGCGCGGCGTCCTGACCATGGCGGCGGAGAATGCGGGCGAGGAGCGGTTGACCTTCAACTTCTCCAGCCTCAACGATGCCGGTTTCCTCGTGCTGCATATCGAAGGTGCGGCCAAGAAGGCAACGCTGGAGAAGGCACAATCGGGTGAGGATGAGGATGAAATGCCGATCCGCGCCGTGCTGAACCGGGCAGAAACGCCCGTGGATATATACTGGGCGCCATAA
- the zwf gene encoding glucose-6-phosphate dehydrogenase, translating to MSSQIIPVEAFDCVVFGGTGDLAERKLLPALYHRQVEGQFTEPTRIIGASRSVMTHEEYRKFAQDALKEHLKAGEYDDAQVAVFLNRLFYVPVDAKGSNGWDVLKKLLDEGKERVRAFYLAVAPGIFGDIADKIREHKLITRSTRIVVEKPIGRDLASAQELNDTIGHVFKEEQIFRIDHYLGKETVQNLMALRFANALYEPLWNSAHIDHVQITVAEAVGLEGRAGYYDKAGALRDMVQNHILQLLCLVAMEPPASMNAEAVRDEKLKVLRSLKPIDTSNVEKQTVRGQYRAGASAGGPVKGYLEELEGGVSNTETFVAIKAEIANWRWAGVPFYIRTGKRLATRVSEIVVTFKQIPHSIFDDAAGKIEANKLVIRLQPDEGVKQSLLIKDPGPGGMRLRQVSLDMSFAEAFNVRSPDAYERLLMDTIRSNQTLFMRRDEVEAAWDWIDPILKSWEDLGQGVQGYTAGTWGPSGSIALIERDGRTWHDAD from the coding sequence ATGAGCAGTCAGATCATTCCCGTTGAAGCTTTTGATTGTGTCGTTTTCGGCGGCACAGGCGATCTGGCGGAGCGCAAGCTTCTGCCGGCCCTTTATCATCGCCAGGTCGAAGGCCAGTTCACCGAACCGACCCGCATCATCGGTGCATCGCGCTCGGTCATGACCCATGAGGAATATCGCAAATTCGCGCAGGATGCGCTGAAGGAGCACCTGAAGGCCGGCGAATATGATGACGCGCAGGTTGCCGTGTTCCTGAACAGGCTTTTCTACGTGCCCGTTGACGCCAAGGGCAGCAATGGCTGGGACGTGCTGAAAAAGCTGCTGGACGAGGGCAAGGAACGCGTGCGCGCCTTCTATCTGGCCGTCGCGCCCGGCATTTTCGGCGATATCGCCGACAAGATCCGCGAGCACAAGCTCATCACCCGCTCGACCCGCATCGTCGTCGAAAAGCCGATTGGCCGCGATCTGGCTTCCGCACAGGAACTGAACGACACCATCGGCCACGTCTTCAAGGAAGAGCAGATCTTCCGCATCGACCACTATCTCGGCAAGGAGACGGTGCAGAACCTGATGGCGCTGCGTTTCGCCAATGCTCTCTACGAGCCGCTGTGGAATTCCGCCCATATCGACCATGTGCAGATCACCGTTGCCGAAGCGGTCGGTCTTGAAGGCCGCGCCGGTTATTATGACAAGGCGGGCGCACTGCGCGACATGGTTCAGAACCATATCCTGCAGCTGCTTTGCCTTGTTGCCATGGAGCCGCCGGCATCGATGAATGCGGAAGCCGTGCGTGACGAAAAGCTCAAGGTTCTACGCTCGCTGAAGCCGATCGATACCAGCAATGTCGAGAAGCAGACGGTTCGCGGCCAGTACCGCGCCGGCGCTTCCGCCGGTGGCCCGGTCAAGGGCTATCTGGAAGAGCTGGAAGGCGGCGTTTCCAACACCGAAACCTTCGTCGCCATCAAGGCCGAAATCGCCAACTGGCGCTGGGCCGGCGTTCCCTTCTACATCCGCACCGGAAAGCGCCTCGCGACCCGCGTTTCGGAAATCGTCGTCACCTTCAAGCAGATCCCGCATTCGATCTTCGACGATGCGGCCGGCAAGATCGAGGCCAACAAGCTGGTCATTCGTCTGCAGCCGGATGAAGGCGTCAAGCAGTCTCTGCTCATCAAGGACCCCGGCCCGGGCGGTATGCGTCTGCGTCAGGTCTCGCTGGACATGAGCTTTGCCGAAGCCTTCAACGTGCGCAGCCCCGATGCCTATGAGCGGCTGTTGATGGACACCATCCGCTCCAACCAGACGCTGTTCATGCGCCGCGACGAAGTCGAGGCCGCGTGGGACTGGATCGACCCCATTCTCAAGAGCTGGGAAGATCTGGGACAGGGCGTGCAGGGTTATACCGCCGGCACCTGGGGTCCGAGCGGCTCGATCGCACTGATCGAGCGCGACGGCCGCACCTGGCACGATGCCGACTGA